In a single window of the Papaver somniferum cultivar HN1 chromosome 8, ASM357369v1, whole genome shotgun sequence genome:
- the LOC113303746 gene encoding ras-related protein RHN1-like isoform X2, protein MGTGKTSLVLRFVKGQFFDFQQESTIGAAFFTQVLSLNEATVKFDIWDTAGQERYHSLAPMYYRGASAAAIVYDITSKDSFRRAKKWVEELETRGNPNMVMLLVGNKADLESSRKVATEEGEQYAKENGMFFMETSAKTGQNVNELFYEVAKRLAKLNTVRSTGTKLHGETQERSSLFCCSG, encoded by the exons ACGAGTTTGGTATTAAGATTTGTCAAGGGCCAGTTTTTCGATTTCCAG CAGGAATCAACCATAGGAGCAGCGTTTTTCACGCAGGTATTATCATTAAATGAAGCTACTGTGAAATTTGATATATGGGACACGGCAGGACAAGAACGATATCATAGTTTGGCTCCCATGTACTATCGTGGTGCATCTGCAGCGGCTATAGTATATGACATAACAAGCAAG GATTCTTTTCGTCGAGCCAAAAAATGGGTTGAAGAACTTGAAACACGAGGTAATCCGAACATGGTAATGTTGTTGGTTGGAAACAAGGCTGATTTGGAATCAAGTAGAAAGGTGGCGACTGAG GAAGGTGAACAATATGCGAAAGAAAACGGGATGTTTTTCATGGAAACATCTGCAAAAACTGGGCAAAATGTTAATGAACTTTTCTATGAAGTTG CAAAAAGATTAGCAAAACTGAACACTGTCCGCTCTACTGGCACGAAACTACATGGTGAAACGCAAGAAAGGAGCAGCTTATTTTGCTGCTCCGGTTGA
- the LOC113303745 gene encoding nitrate regulatory gene2 protein-like, producing MGCTQSKIENEEAVSRCKDRKQFMREAVTKRNEFAAAHSSYSVALKNTGAALSDYSHGEVNLSNHQDLLINHNLNNLSNPLPPPPPLPPNATQQPSYEANLPPPPPPLPNFSPQPLKRANTMPEFNLSKPDLKQQQEDTIQEEDEDENGGESVGHDLNHHRRSRGGRSLSNGGKRDVSSSGGGGGGGGGSQQPPSPPHTPVPPPPPESKGMTWDYFFSMDMPHVLNENDEIRPDNDETEYHIHKSTTSGFRSEHVVHDDGGGSHSNGHVHVIDDDEVEPQTPEKVAEPQVQKPKMVHSNTAPTERTQPGGKGGKTVSLLQVLAALDDHFLKASESAHDVSRMLEATRLHYHSNFADNSANINHSERVMRVITWNRSFRNMGNGDDGKDDFDLEDKDETHATVLDKLLAWEKKLYDEVKAGELMKLEYQRKVALLNKQKKRGSSSEALEKTKAAVSHLHTRYIVDMQSMDSTVSEINRLRDKQLYPKLTKLVEGMAAMWEAMQQHHVNQLKISAGLKFVDINQTTNETSEQHHERTIQLWGVVQEWHGSFSKLVSHQKEYIQALNSWLKLNLIPIESSLKEKVSSPPRVTHPAIQPLLQAWHEHLEKLPNELAGNAIFSFAGVINNIKIHQEQEMKLKEKCDDTRREFSRKSRAFEDWHHKYTQRRTPPDEMDPDRSEDPNHKDPVAERQFVVESLKKRLEEELEEYHTHCRQVREKSVMSLRNHLPELFRAMSDFSSACSDMYKRLESISNSQKSSGNPA from the exons ATGGGGTGTACACAATCGAAGATAGAGAATGAAGAAGCAGTATCAAGATGCAAAGATCGGAAGCAATTCATGCGTGAAGCAGTAACAAAGAGGAATGAATTTGCAGCAGCACATTCATCCTATTCAGTAGCTTTAAAGAACACAGGAGCAGCATTAAGTGATTATTCACATGGTGAAGTTAATCTATCAAACCATCAAGATCTATTAATTAATCATAACCTTAATAATCTTAGCaacccattaccaccaccaccaccactaccacctaaTGCTACACAGCAACCATCTTATGAAGCTAATTTACCCCCACCACCACCCCCATTACCTAATTTCTCACCTCAACCTCTTAAACGTGCTAATACCATGCCTGAGTTTAATTTATCCAAGCCTGATCTGAAACAGCAGCAGGAGGATACTAtacaggaagaagatgaagatgagaatGGGGGTGAGAGTGTGGGGCATGATTTAAACCATCATAGAAGAAGTAGAGGTGGGAGAAGTTTGAGTAATGGTGGTAAACGTGATGttagtagtagtggtggtggtggtggaggaggaggaggatcacAGCAGCCTCCATCACCACCTCATACTCctgtaccaccaccaccaccagaatctAAAGGTATGACTTGGGATTATTTCTTTTCAATGGATATGCCTCATGTCCTGAATGAGAATGATGAGATTAGACctgataatgatgaaactgagtATCATATTCATAAAAGTACTACTAGTGGGTTTAGATCAGAGCATGTTGTTCATGATGATGGTGGGGGTAGTCACAGTAATGGTCATGTTCATGTTATTGATGATGATGAGGTTGAACCTCAAACACCTGAGAAAGTGGCTGAGCCTCAAGTGCAGAAACCTAAAATGGTTCATTCAAATACTGCTCCTACTGAGAGGACTCAACCAGGAGGAAAAGGTGGAAAGACTGTGAGTTTGTTGCAGGTTTTGGCTGCCTTAGATGATCATTTTCTTAAAGCTTCTGAAAGTGCTCATGATGTTTCTAGGATGCTTGAGGCTACGCGTTTGCATTATCATTCCAATTTTGCTGATAATTCAG CTAATATTAATCACTCAGAAAGGGTTATGCGTGTTATTACGTGGAATAGGTCTTTCAGAAATATGGGCAACGGTGACGATGGGAAGGATGATTTTGATTTAGAAGATAAGGACGAGACTCATGCCACTGTTTTGGATAAGTTGCTTGCATGGGAGAAAAAACTTTATGATGAAGTGAAG GCAGGTGAGCTTATGAAGCTTGAATATCAGAGAAAGGTTGCTTTGTTGAATAAGCAAAAAAAGCGTGGTTCTAGCTCTGAAGCATTGGAGAAAACAAAGGCAGCTGTAAGTCACTTGCATACGAGGTACATTGTTGACATGCAGTCCATGGACTCAACCGTTTCAGAGATCAACCGTCTGCGTGACAAACAGTTGTATCCAAAGCTTACTAAGTTGGTCGAAGG GATGGCTGCAATGTGGGAGGCAATGCAGCAACATCATGTCAACCAGCTGAAAATTTCTGCGGGTCTtaagttcgttgatataaaccaGACCACAAATGAAACAAGTGAACAACACCATGAGCGAACTATTCAGCTTTGGGGAGTGGTCCAAGAATGGCATGGAAGTTTTTCTAAACTTGTGAGTCATCAAAAAGAGTACATACAAGCCCTTAATAGTTGGTTGAAGCTGAACCTTATCCCGATCGAGAGCAGCCTAAAGGAGAAAGTCtcatctccaccaagagtgacTCACCCCGCGATCCAACCCCTATTGCAAGCCTGGCACGAACATCTGGAGAAGCTTCCGAATGAGTTGGCAGGAAATGCCATTTTCAGTTTTGCAGGAgtcatcaacaacatcaaaatTCATCAGGAGCAAGAGATGAAACTGAAAGAGAAGTGTGACGACACCAGGAGAGAGTTCTCGAGAAAGAGCCGTGCTTTCGAGGACTGGCACCACAAGTATACACAACGAAGAACGCCACCAGATGAGATGGACCCAGATAGAAGTGAAGATCCAAACCACAAGGATCCAGTTGCAGAGAGGCAGTTTGTTGTGGAGAGTTTGAAAAAGAGACTCGAGGAAGAGTTGGAAGAATATCACACTCATTGCAGACAGGTGAGAGAGAAGTCGGTAATGAGTTTGAGGAATCACTTGCCCGAGCTATTCCGTGCCATGAGCGATTTCTCTTCTGCATGTTCAGACATGTACAAAAGGTTGGAGTCCATCTCGAATTCACAGAAGTCATCTGGAAACCcggcctaa
- the LOC113304597 gene encoding methyltransferase-like protein 22 isoform X1, whose protein sequence is MENERLSSADDENPSKPANGEDYNDHELVMSEVHLGCPPNFSSPYISHFTFPLPPPEVKTQSIAVNVEEKLSRQMMSLDEDGDLVLTRRTKQSKNVRMTIQHSITSSIPSVGLQVWKAELVLADFLLHSMFSSSDFDGVVAVELGAGTGLLGILLARVAKTVFLTDHGEEVLKNCALNVHLNSEIFKEHATSVFVREVDWINSWPPEVEQCHSSDERFSWTPSEIGEAEGASLLLAADVIYNDDLTDALFDTLQKLMSRGSTKVLYLALEKRYNFSLNDLDVVANGYSRFKSYLRDDTECRSLENSKLPCFVGKLIDLTEIPQYVREYDRGNDVEIWQIRYIS, encoded by the exons ATGGAAAACGAGAGATTATCATCAGCAGATGATGAAAACCCATCAAAACCAGCTAATGGAGAAGATTACAATGATCATGAATTGGTAATGAGTGAAGTTCATCTTGGTTGCCCTCCCAATTTCTCCAGTCCTTACATTTCTCACTTCACCTTCCCTTTACCACCACCAG AGGTGAAAACACAAAGTATTGCCGTGAATGTTGAAGAAAAATTGTCGCGTCAAATGATGAGTTTAGATGAAGATGGTGATCTCGTTCTAACTAGACGAACTA AACAGTCAAAGAATGTTCGAATGACTATCCAACATAGTATCACATCATCAATTCCAAGTGTTGGATTGCAG GTGTGGAAAGCAGAACTTGTATTGGCTGATTTCTTGTTGCATAGTATGTTTTCTTCATCTGACTTCGACGGAGTTGTTGCTGTAGAACTTGGTGCTGGAACAG GGTTGCTAGGTATACTACTGGCACGTGTTGCTAAGACTGTTTTCCTAACAG ACCATGGTGAAGAAGTACTCAAGAACTGTGCGCTGAATGTTCATCTAAACTCGGAGATTTTTAAAGAACATGCAACTTCAGTATTTGTACGTGAAGTTGATTGGATTAATTCGTGGCCACCAGAAGTTGAACAATGTCATTCATCTGATGAAAG ATTTTCATGGACCCCATCAGAAATCGGGGAAGCTGAGGGAGCTTCATTGCTCTTAGCTGCTGATGTAATTTATAATGATGATCTGACTGATGCGTTGTTCGACACGTTGCAGAAATTGATGTCACGAGGTTCCACGAAG GTGTTATATTTAGCTCTGGAAAAACGGTACAACTTCAGTCTCAATGACCTTGACGTTGTTGCAAACGGGTATTCGCGTTTTAAAAGTTATTTGAGGGATGATACAG AATGCAGATCACTCGAGAACAGTAAATTGCCCTGTTTTGTTGGTAAACTTATCGACCTTACAGAGATACCACAGTATGTGAGAGAATACGATAGAGGTAATGATGTAGAAATTTGGCAGATCAGATACATCAGTTAA
- the LOC113304597 gene encoding methyltransferase-like protein 22 isoform X2 has translation MMSLDEDGDLVLTRRTKQSKNVRMTIQHSITSSIPSVGLQVWKAELVLADFLLHSMFSSSDFDGVVAVELGAGTGLLGILLARVAKTVFLTDHGEEVLKNCALNVHLNSEIFKEHATSVFVREVDWINSWPPEVEQCHSSDERFSWTPSEIGEAEGASLLLAADVIYNDDLTDALFDTLQKLMSRGSTKVLYLALEKRYNFSLNDLDVVANGYSRFKSYLRDDTECRSLENSKLPCFVGKLIDLTEIPQYVREYDRGNDVEIWQIRYIS, from the exons ATGATGAGTTTAGATGAAGATGGTGATCTCGTTCTAACTAGACGAACTA AACAGTCAAAGAATGTTCGAATGACTATCCAACATAGTATCACATCATCAATTCCAAGTGTTGGATTGCAG GTGTGGAAAGCAGAACTTGTATTGGCTGATTTCTTGTTGCATAGTATGTTTTCTTCATCTGACTTCGACGGAGTTGTTGCTGTAGAACTTGGTGCTGGAACAG GGTTGCTAGGTATACTACTGGCACGTGTTGCTAAGACTGTTTTCCTAACAG ACCATGGTGAAGAAGTACTCAAGAACTGTGCGCTGAATGTTCATCTAAACTCGGAGATTTTTAAAGAACATGCAACTTCAGTATTTGTACGTGAAGTTGATTGGATTAATTCGTGGCCACCAGAAGTTGAACAATGTCATTCATCTGATGAAAG ATTTTCATGGACCCCATCAGAAATCGGGGAAGCTGAGGGAGCTTCATTGCTCTTAGCTGCTGATGTAATTTATAATGATGATCTGACTGATGCGTTGTTCGACACGTTGCAGAAATTGATGTCACGAGGTTCCACGAAG GTGTTATATTTAGCTCTGGAAAAACGGTACAACTTCAGTCTCAATGACCTTGACGTTGTTGCAAACGGGTATTCGCGTTTTAAAAGTTATTTGAGGGATGATACAG AATGCAGATCACTCGAGAACAGTAAATTGCCCTGTTTTGTTGGTAAACTTATCGACCTTACAGAGATACCACAGTATGTGAGAGAATACGATAGAGGTAATGATGTAGAAATTTGGCAGATCAGATACATCAGTTAA